A window of the Salarias fasciatus chromosome 7, fSalaFa1.1, whole genome shotgun sequence genome harbors these coding sequences:
- the rgma gene encoding repulsive guidance molecule A, whose product MQPPRERSEVRLRAGWMVMGERGRPSALEVCRVLALFFSLFPSVSLQCKILKCNSDFWASTSNSGPEEDFCTALRAYNSCVRRTARTCRGDLTYHSAQHGIEDLMGQHNCSKEGPTSQPRARTPLPPPPPPVLTDSQERSDGPEVCHYERSLPRNTAPPNYTHCGFFGDPHLRTFGDDFQTCRVEGAWPLIHNKYLSVQVTNTPVVPGSVATATSKLTIIFKNFQECVDQKTYHAETDELPAAFADGSKNGGDRHGANTLRVVEKVPGQHVEIQAKYIGTTIVVRQVGRYLTFAVRMPEEVVNSVEEDDDQDLYLCLHGCPVNQRINFRSVRARAAEAHGSGRSRSGGGGGGFTKQSARAKCKERLPVEDVYFQSCVFDLISSGDINFTMAAYYAFEDVKTLHSNSKRHHIFDNDSLLGGAAPRGRDLLPVLLLNLLAVVLWRECCTVHL is encoded by the exons GGAGAGGAGCGAAGTGCGACTCCgagctggatggatggttatgggggagagagggagacccTCGGCGCTTGAAGTGTGCAGAGTCCTGGCCCTGTTTTTCTCGCTCTTCCCCTCCG TGAGCCTGCAGTGCAAGATCCTCAAGTGCAACTCTGACTTTTGGGCCTCCACCTCAAACTCTGGACCGGAGGAGGATTTCTGCACGGCGCTGCGCGCGTACAACAGCTGCGTGCGCCGGACCGCCCGCACCTGCAGGGGTGACCTGACGTACCACTCCGCCCAGCATGGCATCGAGGACCTCATGGGCCAGCACAACTGCTCCAAGGAGGGGCCCACGTCGCAGCCGCGGGCCCGGACCCCGCTgccccctccgcccccgccGGTCCTCACCGACAGCCAGGAGCGCTCCGACGGGCCGGAGGTGTGCCACTACGAACGCAGTCTTCCGCGGAACACGGCGCCTCCGAACTACACCCACTGCGGCTTCTTCGGGGACCCGCACCTCCGGACGTTCGGCGACGACTTCCAGACGTGCCGGGTGGAGGGAGCCTGGCCGCTCATCCACAACAAATACCTGTCCGTCCAGGTGACCAACACCCCGGTGGTGCCAGGGTCTGTAGCCACCGCCACGAGCAAG CTGACAATCATCTTCAAGAACTTCCAGGAGTGCGTGGACCAGAAGACGTACCACGCCGAGACGGACGAGCTGCCGGCCGCGTTCGCCGACGGCTCCAAGAACGGAGGGGACCGGCACGGCGCCAACACCCTGCGCGTGGTGGAGAAGGTTCCCGGGCAGCACGTGGAGATCCAGGCCAAGTACATCGGCACCACCATCGTGGTGCGGCAGGTGGGCCGCTACCTGACCTTCGCCGTGCGGATGCCCGAGGAGGTGGTGAACTcggtggaggaggacgacgaccaGGACCTGTACCTGTGTCTCCACGGCTGCCCCGTCAACCAGCGCATCAACTTCCGGAGCGTCAGGGCCCGGGCGGCCGAAGCCCACGGCTCGGGCCGgagcaggagcggcggcggcggcggcggcttcacCAAGCAGTCGGCGAGGGCCAAGTGCAAAGAGCGCCTCCCGGTGGAGGACGTGTACTTTCAGTCGTGCGTGTTCGACCTCATCTCCTCCGGAGACATAAACTTCACCATGGCGGCCTACTACGCCTTCGAGGATGTAAAAACGCTCCACTCCAACAGCAAAAGACATCACATCTTCGACAACGACTCCTTACTgggcggcgcggcgccgcgGGGCAGAGATTTACTCCCCGTCCTTCTCCTCAACCTGCTAGCCGTCGTGTTGTGGCGTGAGTGTTGCACAGTTCACCTATAG